In Bdellovibrio sp. GT3, one genomic interval encodes:
- a CDS encoding NAD(P)-binding protein, with protein sequence MAHIYDYAIIGSGLTGLSIAAALSRETKNIVLLEGLDNSAGSNKQINFPTGPINNGIRFVPDSVSSEKALGFLENLLGQKVIADVSEEAPVTYDSGNFKTFLGFGENPPAFWEELSYFTSSKRIDLQLQPFQWAQMLMEQFKGDFAPRSYVTKFHQEGDRVTSVTVNGSKTIHAHNFIFAGTVRDLSILLPEDAISTRARSKLGKNNYWTALCLDICHSKAVTESTAVHVLNGTTQDEIGPCAGRFMPAVEVDGSQLQASQWITFIETEMTDDSEVVGMALKKIKRQIKRAYPEALDDIKLERIFVAPYIAGNGDLKLSANQTIPSLENLWVASSTLNDQKNLVGALLQAEMIIASLGFKVEKTAASEAPAEDFAEASM encoded by the coding sequence ATGGCTCATATTTATGATTACGCAATTATCGGTAGTGGTTTGACAGGTCTTAGTATCGCAGCAGCTTTAAGCCGCGAAACCAAGAACATCGTTTTGCTTGAAGGTTTGGATAATTCCGCCGGCTCAAACAAACAAATTAATTTCCCAACAGGCCCTATCAACAACGGCATCCGCTTTGTTCCTGATTCTGTTTCCTCGGAAAAAGCTTTGGGCTTTTTGGAAAATCTATTGGGTCAGAAGGTGATTGCAGATGTTTCTGAAGAAGCACCTGTCACTTACGATTCTGGAAACTTCAAAACCTTCCTCGGTTTCGGTGAAAATCCGCCAGCATTCTGGGAAGAGCTTTCCTATTTCACTTCAAGCAAACGCATTGATCTGCAGCTGCAACCATTCCAATGGGCACAGATGCTGATGGAGCAATTCAAAGGCGATTTCGCCCCACGCTCCTATGTGACAAAGTTCCACCAGGAAGGTGATCGTGTAACATCCGTGACTGTCAACGGCTCGAAAACGATTCATGCTCACAACTTTATCTTCGCCGGCACAGTTCGCGATCTTTCTATTTTGCTTCCTGAGGACGCGATCTCCACGCGTGCGCGCTCCAAGCTGGGTAAAAACAATTATTGGACGGCACTATGCCTTGATATCTGCCACAGCAAAGCTGTGACTGAATCAACGGCAGTTCATGTTCTTAACGGCACAACTCAGGATGAGATCGGCCCTTGCGCCGGTCGCTTTATGCCCGCCGTTGAGGTTGATGGCAGCCAATTGCAAGCTTCCCAATGGATCACATTCATTGAAACCGAAATGACTGATGATAGCGAAGTTGTGGGAATGGCATTGAAAAAAATCAAACGCCAAATCAAACGCGCTTATCCTGAAGCTTTGGACGACATCAAGCTTGAGCGAATTTTTGTGGCTCCTTACATCGCCGGCAATGGCGACCTTAAGTTGAGCGCAAATCAAACGATCCCAAGCCTTGAGAATCTTTGGGTGGCCTCTTCCACTTTGAACGATCAAAAGAACCTTGTAGGGGCCCTTTTGCAGGCAGAAATGATAATTGCTTCCCTGGGCTTTAAAGTTGAGAAAACCGCAGCCTCCGAGGCTCCGGCCGAGGACTTTGCTGAAGCAAGCATGTAA
- a CDS encoding CFI-box-CTERM domain-containing protein, with product MIQCPRCGIQVTELHPIEGDLAAKLQQAGEANLPPEVCAGCISDLRRTAVTSSGGVLMAQERAREQHRMTLWKSRVQLIKQARNSMGQKMYAEAAISYEKYLKILDIVFEVKKGDKLRPEAFKESARHTELTVVASVYWDLMRIYDTHDRYHERMQNSAKQLAMFVQFTPIYPDIIKKAESFVRTAKNPNIVKNFLKLADKERPRCFIATSAFGPQAYEVQTLRGFRDETLKESFLGRKFIYYYYRISPSIACSLDKHSWLKPAVRAVLRTLIKCVSR from the coding sequence ATGATTCAATGCCCGCGCTGCGGAATACAAGTAACTGAGCTTCACCCTATCGAGGGCGATCTTGCTGCGAAATTGCAGCAGGCAGGCGAAGCCAATCTGCCACCGGAAGTGTGTGCAGGATGTATTTCTGATTTGCGCAGAACGGCCGTCACAAGTAGTGGCGGCGTATTGATGGCACAAGAGCGGGCACGCGAACAGCATCGCATGACGCTTTGGAAAAGCCGCGTGCAGCTAATCAAGCAAGCACGCAATTCCATGGGTCAGAAAATGTATGCCGAAGCCGCAATCTCTTACGAAAAATATCTGAAAATTCTGGATATCGTGTTTGAGGTTAAAAAAGGCGATAAGTTGCGCCCTGAAGCCTTCAAAGAAAGCGCACGCCATACAGAGCTTACAGTGGTTGCTTCCGTATACTGGGACTTGATGCGTATTTATGACACTCACGATCGCTATCATGAGCGCATGCAGAATTCTGCAAAGCAATTGGCGATGTTTGTGCAATTCACACCGATTTATCCGGATATCATTAAAAAGGCCGAGTCATTTGTTCGCACTGCCAAAAATCCGAATATTGTTAAAAATTTCCTGAAGCTTGCCGACAAAGAGCGTCCACGCTGTTTTATTGCAACTTCCGCGTTCGGTCCTCAGGCTTACGAAGTTCAAACACTGCGTGGTTTCCGAGATGAAACTTTGAAAGAATCGTTCCTCGGTCGTAAGTTTATTTACTATTACTACAGAATTTCCCCTTCTATAGCGTGCTCACTCGATAAGCACTCCTGGCTCAAACCCGCTGTCAGAGCCGTACTGCGCACATTGATTAAATGCGTTAGCCGATAA
- the rpsB gene encoding 30S ribosomal protein S2: MAQVTMKEMLDAGVHFGHQTQRWNPKMKPYVYTARGGIHIIDLQKTVVRANKAAEYVKEIAANGGRMIFVGTKKQAIEPVQEAAAKCGQYYVTKRWLGGMMTNFETIKSSIDRLRKVDAMKEKGEFNYLTKKERAKIEKEYLRLSEFLNGIRDMKEMPSVMFVVDLPKEHIAVAEAKRLGMTVVGIADTNSDPDSIDYPIPGNDDAIRSIKLFTNLVADAYIEGAKTWEQKIRTMTDKQSDVAKEAKGEEAAPKRRAPAAKAGAKEAPKKSAGPAVVKANKGRKLVAAGTAEEVEIQAELENKDESAE; encoded by the coding sequence ATGGCACAAGTTACCATGAAAGAAATGCTAGACGCTGGAGTTCACTTCGGACACCAAACACAGCGTTGGAACCCAAAAATGAAACCTTACGTTTACACAGCTCGCGGCGGTATCCATATTATCGACCTGCAAAAAACTGTTGTTCGTGCGAACAAAGCTGCTGAATACGTAAAAGAAATCGCTGCTAACGGTGGTCGCATGATCTTCGTTGGTACTAAAAAACAAGCTATCGAGCCTGTTCAAGAAGCAGCAGCAAAATGCGGTCAATACTACGTTACTAAACGTTGGTTGGGCGGCATGATGACTAACTTCGAAACGATCAAATCTTCTATCGATCGTCTTCGTAAAGTTGATGCTATGAAAGAAAAAGGCGAATTCAACTACCTTACTAAAAAAGAACGCGCAAAAATCGAAAAAGAATACCTTCGTTTGTCTGAGTTCTTGAACGGTATCCGCGACATGAAAGAAATGCCTTCTGTAATGTTCGTAGTAGACCTTCCAAAAGAACACATCGCAGTTGCTGAAGCTAAACGCTTGGGTATGACTGTTGTTGGTATCGCTGATACAAACTCTGATCCAGATTCTATCGACTACCCAATTCCAGGGAATGACGATGCAATCCGTTCTATCAAATTGTTCACTAACCTGGTTGCTGACGCTTACATCGAAGGCGCTAAAACTTGGGAACAAAAAATCCGCACAATGACAGACAAACAATCTGACGTTGCTAAGGAAGCTAAAGGCGAAGAGGCAGCTCCTAAACGTCGTGCTCCTGCTGCAAAAGCTGGCGCGAAAGAAGCTCCTAAAAAATCTGCTGGTCCAGCAGTTGTTAAAGCCAACAAAGGTCGTAAACTTGTTGCTGCTGGTACAGCAGAAGAAGTTGAGATCCAAGCTGAGCTTGAAAACAAAGACGAATCTGCTGAGTAA